From the Polynucleobacter acidiphobus genome, the window AGCGGCCTTTTTCGAAGGCAGCAATGAGTTGCTTTAGAGTGATCTCGAGACCCTCCTTAAACGCTTTTGCATCGCCAGCCTCGGTGGCTAGAGCGGCATATAAGCTATCGCTGACTGGAATCAAGTGCTCAGCAAAATTTTCAATGGCAAATTTGTGGGCTTTTGCAATGTCTTCAGCAGCGCGACGCCGAATATTCTCACCCTCCGCCTTAGCGCGCAAGAAGTTATCTTGCATTTCTGCGAGCTTCGTCTTGAGCTCTGCAAGCTCCTCTTCCATGCTCTGGGGAGGCTGTTCATTCACTTCGGTTGTTGCGTTGTCCGCTGCTTGTTGCTCAGATTTTTGATCACTCATAGTCGTTCCACCTTGTTTTCTGCATTTTATATGGGGTTCATGACCACCCATTTCAAGGGGACTACCTTATCCAGCAGTCATCGCAGCTTCTGCTACCTGAGCACGCTGATTGCGAAACTCCAAAACTGCAGGAGACTCAAGCTCTTTTGACCAGCCATGCATATGCTCTAAAGCAATTGCATGTAAAGCCGAAATGAAATTAGGATCGTCATTTAAGCATGGGATGTAACGATACTCTTTGCCACCATGCTCATGAAAAATCTCTTGACCTTCCATGGCAATTTCTTCTAAGGTCTCTAGGCAGTCTGCTGGGAAACCAGGACAAACAATATCCATGTGAGGGCAGCCTGCCTTCCCAAGCTCCTCAATGGTCAAGGCAGTGTAAGGCTTTAACCATTCCGCGCGACCAAAGCGAGATTGAAAGGTGACGTGGTAATTGGCTGGCTCTAATCCCAGCGCCTCTCCTAGCAAGCGACCTGATTTCAGACATTCGCAATGATAGGGATCCCCTTGCATCAAATTTCGTTTGGGCAGACCATGAAAGGACATGATGAGCTTGGCGCCCTTTGAAAAATCGGGTCGGCCATGTTGCGCCCAGTAGGCTTCAATCTGTTGACGGAGAGACTCAATGTAAGCGCCATGATCATGATAGTGCTTCACAATTCGGAGTTCGGGTTGATTGCGCCACGTCTTAAGAACTGAAAACACCTCATCAAAGCTGGAGGCGCTGGTGGTCGCTGAATATTGAGGGTACAAAGGCAATACCAATAGACGCTCAACATTGGCCTCCTGAAAACGGTTGAGCACTTCAGGAATGGATGGCTTACCGTAACGCATCGCTAGATCCACGATCACATTCGAATCCTTGCCCGCAAAGCGATCCCTCAAACCTTGGGCCTGCGCTTGCGAATAGACCAGCAAGGGGGAACCCTCTTTTAGCCAAATCGATGCGTATTTTTTCGCCGAAGCGCCGCTGCGAATCGGCAAAATAATACCGTGCAAAATGAACCACCAAATCAAGCGCGGAATTTCAACGACCCGAGGGTCCGACAAAAATTGCTTTAAGTAGGTTTTCACCGCCGTGCGCGTAGGCGCCTCTGGGGTGCCCAAATTAATCAACAAAACGCCGGTCCGGGAGGTTCTTAAATGAGGGTTCGTTTTCAACAGTGATCCAATCATTAAGGGGAGCTCAAGGCGCCGCTTAATAGCTTAGAGGTGATATCCACAATCGGGATCACACGATCATACGCCATTCGAGTGGGGCCGATCACGCCGAGTGTTCCTACCACTTGCCCATCCACACTATAGGGAGCGCTGATCACCGCCAAATCCTCATAGGGCAACAGCTCACTTTCGCCGCCAATAAAGATCTGAATACCATCGGCATGACTTGATACGTCCAACAATTGCATGAGCAGGGATTTTTGCTCCAACATATCGAACATTTTGCGTAATTTGCTCAGATTGGAGCTCAGCTCACCCACATCGAGTAAGTGGCGTTCTCCAGAAATCACCATATCCGGGTGATTTAAACCCGTGTCACTCACACCATTCTCGAGGGCGAGTGCCATTAATCCAGCAATGTCACTGCGCAAGTGATCCAACTCTGCCCGTAAGCGACTGCGAACCTCTGAAAAACTCTTTCCTGAGAAATGCGCATTAATGAAATTACTTGCCTCTGTCAGCTGTGCGGGACTGTAATCTTGGTTGGTCGGCAAGATCCGATTTTGCACATCCCCCTCGGGAGTTACCAAAATTAACAAAATCTTGCCTTCGCCAAGGCGCAGAAACTCAATGTGTTTAAAGATCTGAGAGCGCTTCGGGGTCATGACCACGCCAGCAAAATGCGTCAGATTGGATAAGAGCTGGGCTGCAGAACTAATCACCTTTTGGGGAGCATCGGGATATAAGGATTGCTCAACCTGTTTGGAAGCCACCTCCTCCAGGGGCCGAATGGTCAACATCGTGTCGACAAACAAACGGTAACCTCGCGGGGTTGGAATGCGTCCTGCCGAGGTATGCGGACTGGTCACCAAACCAAGGTCCTCAAGATCGGCCATTACATTCCGAATCGTCGCTGCCGAGAGATCCAATCCCGAAAAACGTGACAGGGTCCGCGAGCCCACTGGCTGGCCTTCTTCGATATATCTCTCGATTAAGGTTTTGAGCAGAACTTTTGAGCGATCATCCATGATTGGAGTAATTTTATGCCTATGGTTTAATCGTCATATGTTAAGCCCATCAAGCAAACCCCTGCAGAAGAAGTTTAGGCGCGTAACCCTTGTGGGTAAGCACCAAGCAGACGGTATTGGGCAGCATTTACACGAATTAGCCCAAATCCTCACAAATCATGGCTGCGAGCTCAGCATTGAGGCGTCTACGGCCACCCATTTGCCAGACGCCAATTTACAGATCATCCAACTCCAGGATTTCCAGAAATCCACGGATTTGGCGGTTATTTTGGGGGGTGATGGCACCATGCTTGGCATTGGTCGTCAAATTGCCGGGACTGGAGTACCGCTCTTGGGGATCAATATGGGGCGTTTGGGTTATATGACCGACATCCCTTTTGAAGACGCCAAAACGGTTCTGCCGCCCATGATTGATGGTCATTATGAAATCGATGAGCGATCGCTACTAGAGGCTAGCGTATGGCGCAATGATCAAGAGATTCATCGGGGCTTAGCCTTAAACGATGTGGTCGTGAATCGTTCAGGACTCTCTGGAATGGTGGAGCTAAAGGTGCATGTTAACGGCTCCTTTATGTACAACCAGCGCTCCGATGGCCTAATTGTGTCCACCCCAACCGGATCAACCGCATACGCCCTCTCAGCAGGCGGTCCCATTTTGCATCCCTGCGTGCCAGGGATTGTGCTGGTACCAATCGCTCCCCATGCACTCTCCAATCGACCCATCGTATTGGCCCAAGAGTCTCAAATTACGATCGAAGTTGCTGGTGGCCGAGAAGTGATTGTGAACTTTGATATGCAATCATTAACTAAATTACAAATCGGTGATCGGGTTGAGGTAAAGCGCTCGAACAAATCCATCTCCCTCCTACATCCACTGGGGCACAGTGACTACCAGACCCTAAGAGAAAAGTTGCACTGGAACGAGTATCCTTCCACGTTTTAATCCAGGCGAATCAACATGCTTCAATCATTAGCATTGCGTGATTTTGTGATTGTGGATCACCTAGAACTTGATTTTGGCTCGGGTTTTAGTGTTTTAACTGGCGAAACTGGTGCAGGTAAATCAATTTTGCTCGATGCCCTAGCCCTCGCTCTGGGTGAGCGTGCTGATACCAGTCAAATCCGTGAGGGCTGCCAACGCGCAGAGATCGCTGCTATTTTTCAGGTCGAAGAGGACTTGCAAGAGGAAATTTCCGGATGGTTGCGCGAGGCTGATTTTCCGCTCGAAGATGACCATCGGATTGTGATTAAACGCAGCATCGATCATTCCGGTCGGAGCAAGGCCTACATTAATGGTGGCGCTGCGTCTTTAAATCAACTACGCGAACTGGGTGATCGTCTCGTCGATATTCATGGGCAACACGCCCACCAATTACTTCTTAAGACCGGTGCACAACGCGAGCTGCTCGATCGACATGCCAATCTTCATGACCAAGCAGCGATCGTGGCGCAAGCATATCAATCTATGAATGTGACGGCCAAGCAATTGCAGCAAGCCGAAGCGGCAGGTGCTGATTTACAGCGCGAGCAAGAGCGTCTTCAGTGGCAGCTTGATGAGCTCAATGAAATTGCACCACAAGCAAATGAATGGGGTGAAATCCAAATAGCGCATGCTCGACTGGCCAATGCCGCCAAAATTATTCAAGGGGTTGAGCTCGCGATTGATGGCTTAAGCGATGCTGAGCATTCGATTGAGTCGCAACTTCATCGGGTGCAGCATGCGATTGATGATTTAGTAAAGCATGATCCGAATTTGAATGAGATCAATGAAAGCCTTAATCATGCTCAAATTCAGATTGACGAGGCGATTCACGGATTAAATCGATACCGACAAAAGATGGATTTAGATCCAGATCGCCTTGCAGAACTCGAAGCCCGAATGCAAGCTCTCCATACTGCGGCTCGCAAATACAAAGTCAATCCTGAGCAATTGCCAGAACTTTGGATCAGCTCTCAAGAAAAATTAGCGGCCTTCACGGCAGCACAAGATATCGAGTCTTTGCGTCAACAATTTAAGGCTCAAGAGGCTGAATTTCTAAAACGTGCGCAAGAATTATCAAAGCGTCGTCATCAGGCAGCCGCAGAGCTTAGCCAAGCCGTTAGCGATGCGATGCAGCGCCTCGCAATGACAGGCGGCCAGCTGCAAGTCCTTGTCAGTCCAAGCGAGGCCAGTCGTCATGGAATCGATCAAATTGAGTTTCTGATCGCTGCGCACAGTGGTAGCACACCAAAGCCTTTGGCTAAGGTTGCTTCTGGAGGAGAGTTAGCGCGCATTAGCTTAGCCATTAGTGTCATCACCAGCAAGGCGAGCTTTACCCCAACCCTGATCTTTGATGAAGTCGATTCTGGCATTGGTGGAGCAGTGGCTCAAACGGTTGGCGAACTTTTAAGGCAACTGGGTCAGTCCCACCAAATCCTTTGTGTCACCCATCTAGCCCAAGTGGCCGCTCAAGGTGATCATCATTTCAAGGTAAGTAAACAAGCATTGGATGGCAAAACCCATTCCGATGTGAAGAGTTTAGGCCGTCAAGAACGCATTGAAGAAATTGCTCGGATGCTAGGCGGCACAACCATTACTGACACCACGCGGCGACACGCGAGAGAACTACTAAACCAGACCTAAAGCCAATTAAACTGGTTGCGAGGGGGCGCCAAAGACCGCCTCCCAAAGTTTAGTCACACACGCCTTTGCTTTCGCAAAATCAGGATACTCATGGATGGATACCCGAATTTTTTCCGCTCCGTCTAAACGCAATCGATGCTGCTGCGCCCGAAACATGCGATAGGCGTCCCCAATCTCAAGCGCATCCATCTCCGAGATCAACTGGTGCTTTGCGGCAATTCCTAAAAGCGCAATATTGCCTAAGTTGCCCAATAAATCAGGGTACTGGCGAGCGTAGGCCAAAACTAAATACTGAACGATGAATTCAATATCGACCATGCCACCAGGATCATGCTTGAGATCAAAATCATTGGATGAATTTGGATGGCCAGCATGAACCTTATGGCGCATCTCAATAATTTCATATTTGAGATCAGAATGATTTCGTTCGTGGGCGAGAACTTCTTTGCGTATCTCTTCAAACTGGGCTCCTACCTTGGGATCACCCGCAGCAAAGCGCGCCCGAGAAATGGCTTGATGCTCCCAAACCCAAGCGGCGTTATCCCCCTCACGCAATTGATAGCGTCGAAAGGAATCAAGGCTGGTCACCAAAAATCCTGCAGCGCCGTTTGGGCGCAGGCGCGTATCGATTTCAAATAAAGTGCCGGCAGCAGTTAAAGTCGTCAACCAATTAATCATGCGCTTACCTAACACCGAATAAATCTCCTGAGCCGCATAGTCTGTTGGTGATGCGTCATACAAAAAGACCAGGTCGAGATCAGAGGCGTAACCCAACTCTTTTCCGCCCAACTTGCCATAGGCAATCACTGCAAATGGTGGTGGATGCTGAGGACTGAGACCAAACTTCTCCGCAACCGATGGCCAAACGCGTTCATAGGTTGCCTGCAGTATCAAATCGGCCAGCGCGGACAAGCGATCACTCACCCGCTCAGTACTAAGACCCTCGGGAGCACCAATTCCTAAATCAGCTAAGAGAATTAAAAAGGTTTCGGTGTGATGTGTGACCCGTAGGATATCCATGGCATGATCTGGGCTCGCCCCATCTGCGAGGGCATCATCTAAACGCAGATCCAGATTTGCCTTTACTTTGCACCAATAGCTCTCAGGATCATGAATCAGCTCAGATTGCGCATTGGCCGATAACAGATCGTCCAATAAATGAGGATGTCTGGCTAAATATTGGGCGGCCCACTGTGAGGCATTGAGGAGCATCAATACCTTTTGCAAGGCATTGGAGTTCTCAGCCAAAATCGATAGATAGGCGCTGCGACGACAAATCGCCTCAAGGAGATCAAAAAATCGCAAGAGAGTTTGATCCGCATCGTCTGGATGATCAGCCTCAATATCATTCGCTGCCTTTTTTAATAAGCTTCGTATCGTGAGTCGACTTTTCTCTGGCAGTGATTTGGCACGGGAGCTTTCCTGCCAGGCGCTCCACCGCTCATTAGCCTTGGGGAATAAAGCAGTATTGGGTTGCCAGCTTGTGTCGTTTGCATCAATTTGCAAACGGGTGCTTTCGTCCAAGGCAAACGCCTTTTCAAAATAACGTGCTACCTGATTTTGATGCTCAGTGAGCATTTGCATAAACTCTTCGAGACGCCCTTCTTGATTCGGTCCAGCCATGGCTTGCGCCAACTGCGCTCTCGCATCATCCTGCTCAGGTAAATAATGTGTCTGCTGGTCTTCCCAAATCTGGATGCGATGCTCCAAGCGCCTTAAGAACACATAAGCAGATTTGAGCGCTTCAATTTCTTCTGCGCTCATCAGTCCACCCTCTTGCAGTCGATCTAAGACCTCAAGCGTTGGACGAGTTCGTAAGCGCGGATCGGTACCACCCCGCATTAATTGAAACATCTGGGCTAAAAACTCAATTTCACGGATTCCACCGCGACCTAACTTAATATCACGTGATCGCCCGCTGCGTTGATTACTCCGCTTATCTGCCTCTCGCTGAATTTGTGTATGCAACTCCCGAATGGCTGCAATCACACCGTAATCTAAATGGCGACGATAGACAAATGGCCGAATAATTTGCTCAAGCCCCTTCTCGCACCGAACATAATCGGGATGCGATATCGGGGGATAAATCATGCGACCTTTAATCCATGCGTAACGCTCCCATTCACGGCCTTGCACAAACAAATACTCTTCGAGCATTTCTAGACTACAAACCAACGGTCCAGAATCGCCATTAGGACGCAAGCGCATATCCACCCGGAATACAAATCCATGGGCATCATGCTCAGAAATCATTTTGATGAGACGCCGGCCCAGCTTCGTAAACCACTCGTGGTTTGAAATCGAACTTGCCCCATGTTTAGTCTCGCCCTCTTCCTCATATAACAAGATCAGATCGATATCCGAGGAAAGATTGAGTTCACGACCGCCTAATTTCCCCATCCCGACAATCAGGAGTGGCAGTTCGTAGTCTTCGGTCCGAGCCCAAGGTAGGCCAAATCGCTCTTGCAGATCCGTGCGAAGATAGCGCACGACTAGCCCAAGGGCTTGCTCTGCAAAATAACTGAGCGACTGGGTCACTTCTAATAAAGGTGCCAGTCCATTGAGGTCTCGGCAACCAATCCATAGCATCAACTGTTGACGAACTAGCCGAAGCTGACTCATCAGTGCTGCCTCATCCAACTCCTGACGATCGAGAGCCTTGCTGATTGGCAGGAGCAGCTGATCGATCTGGGTGGTGTCGACCGGAGTATGTATGCGCTCCTCTAGCCAAGCGCGCCAATCTGCGTGGGCACTTAGCCAGCGATTTGCATAGACGGAGTTTTTCTCCAGAAAAGAAAGGGCGTCTTGATCCGAAACCATGCCTTATCTTAATCGCTACTAGCCCAATCAATGAAGGGTATCGGATAATGGATAGTAATGACCGAAAAAAAGTATCCGTTACGCCTCAAAGACCTTCTGACGATGCGGCCCGACGCCACCTCGTGGTCACGTTGGTCGCGCCGTCTGGCAATTTTGGCTCTCGTTACGGTCGGACTCATGATTCTTGGGCATCTGGTGATCCGATTCATTATTTGGCCGCAACTCGAAACGTCAAAACCGGCTGTCGAAAAGTTACTGTCACAACGCATTGGCGTTGAGGTCAAAATCAATCAACTCAATGTCTACTGGCAAGGGATCCGTCCAGTCTTTGATATTCGCGATCTGGAATTTGTGGTCGATGCCAAACGCAATCCGACTACGATTACAGATGCACCTCCCCTAAGGATCGCTGACATCCGAGGCGAGTTGAGTTGGTCATCGTTTTATCACCTAAAGCCCTATTTCACGAAATTACACGCTAGTAATGCGGTAATTCAAGTTACGCGTGACTCGCAAAAGCGCTTGTATGTGGCGGGTATTCTTGCGGGCGATGGCGGGGATGATTTCCATCTCGAAAATTGGCTGTTTAAACAAGGTGATTTAAAGATTTCCGATATCAATATTCTTTGGAAGGATTTCTCAAAGTCCAAAGCCGACGCCGCGGATCTGCGAATCGAATCCATGCAACTACAAAATGGAATACGTCAGCATGAACTTGATGCCGCTATTTACAGTCCATGGCATCAAGGCACCCTAACTCTCTCAGGAAAATTTTCTCACCGTCTAGGTGGGCAAGCGGGCCATTGGCGGGATTGGATTGGCGATTTTCAGTGGGAAGTCCAGCGACTGGATCTTGGGCAATTTAGCCGGGATTTTGAGATTCCCTTTAAACAGCTAAGCGGCGTTTTGAACTCCTCAGGATCGATTGCCATAAGCAAAGGCATCCCTAATGGCGGACAATTCAAACTTGCGATCGAGCAACCCATCTTTCAACAATTAAAAAGCAATCAGGCGCTTGAGTTTGGGCGCCTAGAAATGGAGGCGAAGCAATTCACATCCGGGAAGTTTATTTCGCTTGCGGTGCAGCAATTTGCCTGGTTAAACAAGAATCAAAAGCCGGGAACCCCGATGGAATCACTGGCGCCCATGACCTTTGGCTGGCAGGCTCCTAAACGCGATGGCGAGCTTGAAAAATTTGCATTCTCCTCGGCAAAAATTAGCCTCGAGAACCTCAGTCTGTTTGCATTGAATCTGCCCATTCCCAATCGAATCCGTCAGGTTTTAGAGCAAACCGAACCACGTGGAGATCTGATTGATGTCGACATCACATGGGCTGAACCAAAATCCAATATTCCCCTGATCGGTGGCCTCTTAAGTGGTCAAGGGCCTAAATTTAATATTACCGGCTCCCTCAATCAGGTAGGCATCAAAGCTTACCGAGATACCATCCCAAGCATTACCAATTTAAGCGGCACGATTACCACCAATCAAAACCAAGGCAGCATCAAACTGAACTCAAAAAATTTGGGATTAGTGATTGCTGATTTTTTAGCAGAGCCACGTTTGCAGTTTGACAGCGCAAGCGGAACACTAAATTGGTCATTAAAAAATAAGCAATGGCAAATCGGATTTGATCAGCTCTCTGTAAACAACCCCGATATCGCATTAATTGCTGATGGCAATTACCTAATTGGCAAAGAGAAGGCACCAGACACTTTAGATCTAACCATTCAATTTCCTAGAGCAAAGGCACAAACAATCTACCGCTACCTCCCTGCAGAAATGTCAAAGGATGCGCGCACTTATATTGAAAAAGCATTTGTCGGAGGAGAGATCAACAATGGCAGCCTAAAGATCAAAGGTGATCCTAATTTAGCCCCTTACGATGCTTCGGGAACTGGCGAATTTGCATTAAATCTACCAATCTCTGGAACGGTTTTTCGACCAGCCCCTCTATTCCCATCTGCAAAAGGCACTTGGCCTGAATTCACGGAAGTCAACGGTCTCGTTTCGATGCAGCAAGCCAAGCTGATGGTAGCAATCAAGGATGCTCGCTACCAAGGTCTGCAAATTCAAAATGTCAATGCAGAAATACCGAATGTTTCTAGCGCAAAGCCGGTCCTCAATCTCAAAGGAAATATTACGGGCCCGATCAATGACATGATGGACTATCTGAGAACAACACCGATTCTTCTCACTCGTCCAGAGTTAGCAAAGAATCTGAAGTTATCAGGTCCCGCAAAACTTGATCTAGAGATGCTGTTGCCTCTTCAAAATACAGATGACCTCAAATTAAATGCTTTGCTAAGCTTAAATAACAATATCGTCGTTTGGTCTGATCTTGCCCCATTCAATCAGGTACGAGGCAGTATTCGGATTACCGAAGACTTGCCCCGCTTTGAACAGGTAAGCGCTGAATTCTTTGGTGGCACCATCAATATTCGACAAAACACGGGGCAATCTCAAACCAAACAAGATCTCTATGATCTCAATGGGACAATTGATCTTGAACGCCTTGAGCGTCACTATTCCAATCAAGTGGGTCGCCAATCTCAAGAGCTCCTAAAGGCACTGGATGGCAAGGCCGCATTTAAAGGCAGGCTGGGTATTACTAGCAACACCACGGACCTCAATCTCGACCTCGATTTCAATGGTCTAAGCACCGCCCTTCCTGAACCCCTAAGTATCAAGAAGGGCAACAAACTAAACGGGGTTTTTCGATACCAGTCCAACGCCAGCGAGGGGGCCTCCAAACGAATCGCTCAATGGTCAGCACAAATTGGGAAAACAATCACGCTACAAGGAAAACAAGGTGCAGACGGCATTGTGGCGCAAGGAATTGGGATAGGGGCTGCAGCCATCATCCCTGAGCGTGGCTTGGGTCTCAATGTGCAAGCAAACGATCTCAATATTGATGCCTGGCATCGCCTGTTATTTTCGAACGATGGAGTAAATAGCAAACCCGATGCTGCCAACACGGCTGGCTCTGCGGATAACGCCGATGGCCTTCGAGTGTTTACAGCGCGCATCAATCAAGCGATTGCCATGAACCGCCCCTGGCCCAATCTTGCTATCAGTGCCAAATTGGGTGGAGATACTTGGCAGCTTAATTTGAAATCCCCGAATTTAGAGGGCGATGTTCAGTATCAAGAGAGAAAAAATGCTGATCTTCTAAAAGGAAAATTGCTTCGTTTGCATATTCCTCCAAAATTAGCAAATCCGGTGAACTCAAGTGCATCCGCTGACAAAGAGGTATCACTTAATGCGATTCCTGAACTTGATCTCAGTATTGATGACTTTAATTTCAATCAATATAAACCTGGCGCAATCGCGATTAAGACACGTAACACTCCAAACCGAATCGCAATTGAAAGTCTTGTCATTAACAATCCAAGCGCGTCTTCACGGATTACTGGGGAGTGGACCAGTGATCAGCAGGGCAATAATGAGCATGTTCTATTGGATATCAACTCCCAAATTAAAGATCTGGGTACGGTCGTTGCCTATTGGGGTAGCCCTAAAGCGGTAGAGGGTGGCAAGGGAACAATCAATGCCAAATTGGATTGGAGCGGCCCTCCCTATGATCCCTCCTTTGATACCCTGGCTGGCAATGTAAAAATCAATCTAGAAAATGGTCGCTTACTTCAGGTGGACTCTGGTTTTGCCAAGATTATTGGGGTATTTAGTTTGCAAAGCTTATTAAAATTTGCAACCTTTGACCTTCAAGGCAGCCTTGGGAATGTAGTCACCTCGGGAACCGCCTTCAACACTCTTTCTGGTGACTTTGTTTTGCGCAACGGTGTTGCCCGCACACAGAATTTCACGATGCAACTCAATCAAGCTCGAGTTGCCACCAGCGGTCTCGTGAATATTCCCAAGCAAACCCAAGACTTACGAATCACCATCTTCCCAACGATTGATGCAACCGCTGGCGCTCTAGCGCTCTTCGCTGTCAATCCGATCATTGGAGCAAGCGCCCTGATTGGTCAATATTTAATTAGCAATCAACTAAATCGCACACTTCAGACCGATTACCTAGTGCAGGGAAGCTGGGATAAGCCTGATGTAATCCCACTAGACCAAAATGGTCAGCCTTTAGATCCAAAGGTGCTGGAGACCATTCGCTCTCGAAATCTGCTGCGTGAGCAAAAGATGCCACCAGCACAAACCCCAACAAAGTCGGCACCCACCACCCCAGCGCCTGTCAACTAGCAACTAAAGCTTTAGTATTCAGTGGTATGGCAAATAAATTAACGGTGGCAGCGATTCAGATGATTTCATCTGCGAATTTGGCAGACAATCTGCGCACGGCTGAACGACTAATCAAAAATGCATCTGACCAGGGTGCAGTAGTGCTTGCGCTACCTGAATACTTTTGCCTAATGGGGCTTGCCGATACCGACAAGGTCAAAGTGCGGGAGACCTTTGGTCGTGGACCCATTCAAGACGCGCTTCAAGGCTTTGCTCAAAAATATCGTATCTTCTTGATTGCCGGCACCATCCCGCTCGAGGCAAGTGATCCACTAAAGGTTTTAAATGCAAGCTTAGTATTTAATCCAGAGGGTCAGTGCATTGCCCGTTACGACAAGATTCATCTATTTGGTTTTCAGACGTCTAATGAGCGCTACCAAGAATCTGAAACGATTGAGGCGGGTAGTCAGCCTACAACCGTTCGCATTTTGCATGAGGGCAATGAGTGGGTGTTTGGTTTAAGCATTTGCTATGACCTTCGCTTTCCAGAGTTGTATCGACAGCAAGCCGAGGTTGACTGCCAGGTAATTCCAGCTGCATTTACCCATACAACTGGCAAGGATCATTGGGAGATTTTGCTGCGCGCACGGGCCATTGAAAACCAGTGCTATTTTCTGGCGTCCGCCCAAGGTGGCCTTCATCAAAATCAACGTCGCACTTGGGGTCAATCCATGCTGGTCGACCCCTGGGGCAATATTGTCTCTGAACTTGCCGCTGGCGAAGGCTGTGTGCTCGGCGAGCTAGACTCCACTGCACTCGAAGAAGTACGTTCTAAGCTGCCCGCCCTAAAACATCGTAAGCTTGTCTGAAAAATACCATGAACTCACTTGCTATCCCACACATTGCAACATCAGCAAGCCCGCAAGAGGCCCTCGATATTGCCCATTCTTTTTTACTCAAGCCCAATGGCCTAGGTCCTTCTGACCTTGATCAACTATTTGGGGTGATGCATGCGCATCGCTTAGATGATGCGGATTTATATTTTCAATACACACGTAGTGAGCAATGGAGCTTAGAAGAGGGGATTGTCAAATCCGGCAGTTTCAATATTGATCAAGGTGTTGGTATTCGTGCGATCTCGGGCGATAAAACAGCATTTGCTTACTCGGATGTGATTAGCTCTGAAGCTTTATTAAAAGCTGCGCATGCTACTCGCGTAATTGGCCCCAAAGGTGGCAAAGTCAAAGTCCGCGCCCCACTTTCGGCATCAACACACTCTAATCCAGCTTTATATAGCACCTTCAATCCATTGGACTCATTAACGCCTCCAGAAAAGATTGCGCTCTTAGAAGGAATTGAACGACGTGCCAAGGCCCGTGATCCACGCATCATCCAAGTCATGGCCAGTCTTGCGGGTGAGTTTGATGTTGTGATGGTGGCTCGCTCTAATGGCTTATTGGCTGCTGATATTCGCCCACTCGTGCGCGTATCGATTCATGTTATTGCTGAGCAAAATGGTCGGCGAGAATCCGGCTCTGCCGGTGGTGGAGCGCGTGCCGACTACAGTTTTTTTGATACCCAGCGTATTGATCAGTGGGTCGATGAAGCAGTTGATCATGCCCTCCTGAATCTCGATTCCCGTCCAGCGCCTGCAGGCCCAATGACCGTTGTCATGGGCCCGGGCTGGCCTGGCGTACTGCTGCATGAAGCCATTGGC encodes:
- the glnE gene encoding bifunctional [glutamate--ammonia ligase]-adenylyl-L-tyrosine phosphorylase/[glutamate--ammonia-ligase] adenylyltransferase, whose translation is MVSDQDALSFLEKNSVYANRWLSAHADWRAWLEERIHTPVDTTQIDQLLLPISKALDRQELDEAALMSQLRLVRQQLMLWIGCRDLNGLAPLLEVTQSLSYFAEQALGLVVRYLRTDLQERFGLPWARTEDYELPLLIVGMGKLGGRELNLSSDIDLILLYEEEGETKHGASSISNHEWFTKLGRRLIKMISEHDAHGFVFRVDMRLRPNGDSGPLVCSLEMLEEYLFVQGREWERYAWIKGRMIYPPISHPDYVRCEKGLEQIIRPFVYRRHLDYGVIAAIRELHTQIQREADKRSNQRSGRSRDIKLGRGGIREIEFLAQMFQLMRGGTDPRLRTRPTLEVLDRLQEGGLMSAEEIEALKSAYVFLRRLEHRIQIWEDQQTHYLPEQDDARAQLAQAMAGPNQEGRLEEFMQMLTEHQNQVARYFEKAFALDESTRLQIDANDTSWQPNTALFPKANERWSAWQESSRAKSLPEKSRLTIRSLLKKAANDIEADHPDDADQTLLRFFDLLEAICRRSAYLSILAENSNALQKVLMLLNASQWAAQYLARHPHLLDDLLSANAQSELIHDPESYWCKVKANLDLRLDDALADGASPDHAMDILRVTHHTETFLILLADLGIGAPEGLSTERVSDRLSALADLILQATYERVWPSVAEKFGLSPQHPPPFAVIAYGKLGGKELGYASDLDLVFLYDASPTDYAAQEIYSVLGKRMINWLTTLTAAGTLFEIDTRLRPNGAAGFLVTSLDSFRRYQLREGDNAAWVWEHQAISRARFAAGDPKVGAQFEEIRKEVLAHERNHSDLKYEIIEMRHKVHAGHPNSSNDFDLKHDPGGMVDIEFIVQYLVLAYARQYPDLLGNLGNIALLGIAAKHQLISEMDALEIGDAYRMFRAQQHRLRLDGAEKIRVSIHEYPDFAKAKACVTKLWEAVFGAPSQPV